One window from the genome of Cricetulus griseus strain 17A/GY chromosome 2, alternate assembly CriGri-PICRH-1.0, whole genome shotgun sequence encodes:
- the LOC118237877 gene encoding coiled-coil domain-containing protein 30-like, which translates to MKDQEAIKVHDFNEILKISQENIKVSESDLSEEREKRQQLASAFIAIQKSLRVDTEEFQKSKSELLSLYKEIQSLPRAEGRDQFLIAYNLLQRENSELEAKVLKFSQELEQLKHCSVGDRTASLMASENLCEELVSKVPLLEAELLSPSEERQALCFELGDSKQEETPEEAMKAATFPRERQEEPQQNGDHEQLLAMDPREAGRLGEELSLHSQQCGDSSDDSSAQVGAADTSCGSDPWD; encoded by the exons ATGAAAGACCAAGAGGCAATTAAAGTACATGATTTTAATGag ATACTGAAAATAAGCCAAGAAAACATTAAAGTATCTGAGAGTGACTtgtcagaagagagagagaagcgaCAGCAACTGGCGTCTGCTTTTATTGCTATTCAGAAGTCCTTGAGAGTGGATACTGAG GAATTccaaaaatcaaaatcagaacTCTTGAGCCTTTATAAGGAAATTCAAAGTCTTCCAAGGGCTGAGGGCAGAGACCAGTTTTTAATAGCATATAACCTGCTACAAAGAGAGAATTCTGAATTAGAAGCCAAG GTCTTGAAGTTTTCACAAGAATTGGAACAGTTAAAACATTGTTCTGTAGGGGACAGAACTGCTAGTTTAATGGCAAGTGAAAACCTCTGTGAAGAGCTGGTGTCTAAAGTGCCACTTTTGGAAGCAGAGCTTCTGAGCCCAAGTGAAGAAAGACAGGCACTCTG TTTTGAATTAGGAGACAGTAAGCAGGAGGAGACGCCAGAGGAGGCAATGAAGGCCGCCACTTTTccaagagagaggcaggaggagccacAGCAGAATGGAGACCATGAACAGCTGTTGGCCATGGAtcccagagaagctgggaggCTTGGAGAAGAGCTGAGTCTCCACTCTCAGCAATGTGGGGATAGCTCAGATGACAGTAGCGCCCAGGTAGGTGCTGCAGACACAAGCTGTGGGTCTGATCCCTGGGACTAG